Sequence from the Leptospira kmetyi serovar Malaysia str. Bejo-Iso9 genome:
AAATGAAGGACTTAAACATCGCGCAAGGGGAAGAATTCTCCAAACTCGGAAATTCAGTATTCCAAAAATTGCATCAATCCAGAATCGTTTCGATCGCGGCGATCAACGGATTCTCCCTCGGAGGAGGTTTGGAACTGGCTCTTGCTTGCGATATCCGAGTCGGTTCCGAAAAAGCGAAGCTCGGTCTTCCCGAAGTTTCTTTGGGGCTCATTCCCGGTTTCGGTGGAACACAAAGACTTGCGAGATTGATCGGCTACGCAAGGGCGATCGAACTCGTCGTGACCGGCGACATGATCACTGCGGAAGAAGGTTATAGAATCGGAATTCTCAACAAACTCGCAAAAGAAGGCGAGGATCTATTAGCTTTTTCTAAAACGATTGCGAACTCGATTCTGAAAAAAGGTCCGCAGGCGATCGAAAGAGTGAAGAAGACGATTCAACAAGGTTTGGACGTTTCTTTGCAACAGGGAATTTCGATCGAAGAAAAAGCGTTCGGCGCTTGTTTCGACGGCGGTCAATCCAAGGAAGGAATGGGAGCGTTTCTCGAAAAAAGACCCGCGCAGTTTTAATCGACGCGCGGATCGGACGTTTTGCAGGAGTTCCTACGATTTTTTAGAAAAACAAGCGCGCCCCCACCCTGAATTGGGCGGTGGAGGCGGGCCTTGTGGGAATTTTTTCGAGGATTCTTCCAATATCAGAAAATTATACTTTTTGCAAGCGTGATTTTTTAGCGTTATCGTAGGAGTTCCTACTTCATTCGAAAGAAAAAAAATTCTATGCAATCATTGAAACGAAAAATTCTATCGTTCCTCTTCGTTTACTTAGCGGTTTCGCATAACGTAATCGCTCGCGATCTCGAAAAAGTCACGATTTACGTGGACGATCATCCATTGGTCGTCGAAGTGGTGAACACACAAGCCGATCGCGCCAAGGGTTTGATGTTTCGAAAAAGTCTCGGAGAAAACGAAGGAATGTTGTTCGTATTTCCCGAACCCGAATACTTAAGTTTTTGGATGAAGAATACTTGGATTCCTCTCAGCATCGCCTATTTCAATCGGGATCGAAGAATCACGGACATCCACGATATGAAACCGAATCAAACTACGGAATTGTATCATTCCAGCGAAAAGGCTTTGTATGCTTTGGAAGTGAACCGGGGTTGGTTCGCAAAAAGAAAGATCGGAAAATACGGCGTGTTAAAAATACCCGATCGGATTCAAGCGGCTCGATAACCGCGGGAATCGGGGAAGAATCTTCCCCGATTGTTTGAAAAAACCCGAACGAATTACAGGGATTCGGAGGAAAGTTTTTCTTCCAAGTCGCTTAACGTTTTGGTATCGACCACTTTTGTGGATTTGAGTTTTCCTTGTTCCGCCATTTTCAAAATCGTTTTCGAACCAACGGTTTCGGAAGTCACAACGATCTCTTCCAA
This genomic interval carries:
- a CDS encoding DUF192 domain-containing protein, which gives rise to MQSLKRKILSFLFVYLAVSHNVIARDLEKVTIYVDDHPLVVEVVNTQADRAKGLMFRKSLGENEGMLFVFPEPEYLSFWMKNTWIPLSIAYFNRDRRITDIHDMKPNQTTELYHSSEKALYALEVNRGWFAKRKIGKYGVLKIPDRIQAAR
- a CDS encoding enoyl-CoA hydratase-related protein, whose amino-acid sequence is MSEKLINVTKEGQIAILTIQRPSALNALNREVLTTIGQEVDALEKDKDIRVVIVTGEGKAFVAGADIAEMKDLNIAQGEEFSKLGNSVFQKLHQSRIVSIAAINGFSLGGGLELALACDIRVGSEKAKLGLPEVSLGLIPGFGGTQRLARLIGYARAIELVVTGDMITAEEGYRIGILNKLAKEGEDLLAFSKTIANSILKKGPQAIERVKKTIQQGLDVSLQQGISIEEKAFGACFDGGQSKEGMGAFLEKRPAQF